From one Paractinoplanes brasiliensis genomic stretch:
- a CDS encoding SAM-dependent methyltransferase, with amino-acid sequence MTELDTGIPHSARVWNYWLGGTDNFAADRAVGDDFARLYPDIVVVARSSRAFLKRAVTHLAADQGVRQFLDVGTGIPSAEHTHQVAHAVAPDAQVVYVDNDPLVLAHAHTVLKDDAVYLDADLREPASILASAGLDLTQPVALILMNILGHIPDLDEAVSIVRTLMDALPSGSYLVTADGTNVLDGPAFTAAIDVWNANAPLSYHLRHPDELSRFLDGLEVLEPGLVPCARWRPATDDVRETDEYAAVARKP; translated from the coding sequence ATGACGGAGCTCGATACCGGCATCCCCCATTCCGCGCGGGTCTGGAACTACTGGCTCGGCGGCACCGACAACTTCGCGGCCGACCGGGCCGTGGGCGACGACTTCGCGCGGCTCTATCCCGACATCGTCGTCGTGGCCCGCAGCTCCCGGGCCTTCCTCAAGCGCGCCGTGACCCATCTGGCCGCCGACCAGGGCGTACGCCAGTTCCTCGACGTCGGCACCGGCATCCCCTCGGCCGAGCACACCCATCAGGTCGCCCACGCCGTGGCCCCGGACGCGCAGGTCGTGTACGTCGACAACGACCCGCTCGTGCTGGCCCACGCCCACACCGTCCTGAAGGACGACGCCGTCTACCTCGACGCCGACCTGCGCGAGCCCGCGTCGATCCTCGCCTCCGCCGGCCTCGACCTGACCCAGCCCGTCGCGCTGATCCTCATGAACATCCTCGGGCACATCCCCGACCTCGACGAGGCGGTCTCGATCGTCCGTACGCTGATGGACGCCCTGCCCTCCGGGAGCTATCTGGTGACCGCCGACGGCACCAACGTCCTCGACGGTCCCGCCTTCACCGCGGCGATCGACGTGTGGAACGCCAACGCCCCGCTTTCGTACCACCTGCGCCACCCCGACGAGTTGTCCCGCTTCCTCGACGGGCTGGAGGTGCTGGAGCCGGGCCTCGTGCCATGCGCTCGCTGGCGTCCCGCCACTGACGACGTACGGGAAACCGACGAGTATGCCGCGGTAGCGCGTAAACCCTGA
- a CDS encoding ABC transporter permease: MRRLSGRFRSALIIGVQGIRARKLRTLLSMISLFLGVLAVVVVQAGASIAERALLADVEIQQGYDGTRVMDMPMQQEATEMLAATVRGRDDAVALLGVSGIVGEPGVLPVNPGGAPLDEDWGPAMICNDQGCEPAPGVRGQAVEVRLTALSGDVRKFRPYRTVSGQWLDFTRMPSMSPRLVLNQPAAEAFEQYHVPAELRVGGAAANVTPQFVGVVDDGDNQPRAYVRLDELSTWLPPARLADPSAGGEMRLLMTEGSPVEPVVSAKLKALGNEPYVYTIQTRKDQEKQLNLMRLVFFSMAGLVLLIGVAGILNVGLATVGERVEEFALRRAVGTPRTLLAGIVLAETLLTGLLTAAAAIGASAAALKVVTMLVGDAEPILRDVQFPWEAGVAGIIAGLIAGILGGFIPALRAAGIPIATVMRA; the protein is encoded by the coding sequence ATGAGGCGGCTCTCCGGCCGGTTCCGGTCCGCGCTGATCATCGGCGTCCAGGGCATCCGCGCCCGCAAGCTGCGCACCCTGCTGTCGATGATCAGCCTGTTCCTGGGCGTGCTCGCTGTCGTGGTCGTGCAGGCGGGTGCGAGCATCGCCGAACGGGCGCTGCTGGCCGACGTCGAGATCCAGCAGGGTTACGACGGCACCCGCGTGATGGACATGCCGATGCAGCAGGAGGCGACCGAGATGCTCGCCGCCACCGTGCGGGGGCGCGACGACGCGGTGGCCCTGCTCGGCGTCAGCGGCATCGTCGGCGAACCCGGCGTGCTGCCGGTCAACCCGGGCGGCGCGCCGCTCGACGAGGACTGGGGCCCGGCCATGATCTGCAACGACCAGGGTTGCGAGCCGGCGCCGGGCGTGCGGGGGCAGGCCGTCGAGGTGCGGCTGACCGCGCTCTCGGGCGACGTGCGCAAGTTCCGCCCCTACCGCACCGTCTCGGGTCAGTGGCTCGACTTCACCCGGATGCCGTCGATGTCGCCGCGGCTCGTGCTCAACCAGCCCGCCGCCGAGGCGTTCGAGCAGTACCACGTGCCCGCCGAGTTGCGTGTCGGCGGCGCCGCGGCGAACGTCACGCCCCAGTTCGTCGGCGTCGTCGACGACGGCGACAATCAACCCCGGGCCTACGTACGCCTGGACGAGCTGAGCACCTGGCTGCCGCCCGCGCGCCTGGCCGACCCGAGCGCGGGCGGCGAGATGCGCCTGCTGATGACCGAGGGGTCACCCGTCGAGCCGGTGGTCAGCGCGAAACTCAAGGCGCTCGGCAACGAGCCGTACGTCTACACCATCCAAACCCGCAAGGACCAGGAGAAGCAGCTCAACCTGATGCGGCTGGTGTTCTTCTCGATGGCCGGGCTGGTGCTGCTGATCGGCGTCGCCGGCATCCTCAACGTCGGCCTGGCCACGGTCGGCGAGCGGGTCGAGGAGTTCGCCCTGCGCCGGGCGGTCGGCACACCCCGCACCCTGCTGGCCGGCATCGTGCTGGCCGAGACGCTGCTGACCGGGCTGCTCACGGCCGCCGCGGCGATCGGAGCGAGCGCGGCCGCCCTCAAAGTCGTGACCATGCTGGTCGGCGACGCCGAGCCGATCCTGCGCGACGTCCAGTTCCCGTGGGAGGCGGGCGTGGCCGGCATCATCGCCGGCCTGATCGCGGGCATTCTGGGCGGCTTCATCCCCGCCCTGCGCGCCGCCGGCATCCCCATCGCCACCGTCATGCGCGCCTAG
- a CDS encoding ABC transporter ATP-binding protein — protein MTALIELDGITKVLKGQEQPRTILDGVGLTVEAGQSVAIVGRSGSGKSTLLSVIGLFDRPDSGSYRLDGHEIARLPERRAAKLRSSHFGFVFQRFFLLKHLTAAQNVAMALVNGQGWLPRRQRRARVLEALEQVGIAHLARSRPAKMSGGEQQRVAIARALVRDPKVLLADEPTGALDTETGTLVIDALLAATGRGCGLILVTHDRDHAARMGRIHDLVDGVLSERVRVR, from the coding sequence ATGACCGCCCTGATCGAACTGGACGGCATCACCAAGGTTCTCAAGGGCCAGGAGCAGCCGCGGACGATCCTCGACGGGGTCGGCCTGACCGTCGAGGCCGGGCAGAGCGTAGCCATCGTGGGTCGCTCCGGGTCGGGCAAGAGCACCTTGCTGAGCGTCATCGGCCTGTTCGACCGGCCCGACTCGGGCAGTTACCGGCTCGACGGGCACGAGATCGCCCGGCTGCCGGAGCGCCGCGCGGCCAAGCTGCGCAGCTCCCATTTCGGGTTCGTCTTCCAGCGGTTCTTTCTGCTCAAGCACCTGACCGCGGCCCAGAACGTGGCGATGGCGCTGGTCAACGGTCAGGGCTGGCTGCCCCGCCGGCAGCGCCGGGCCCGGGTGCTGGAGGCGCTCGAGCAGGTCGGCATCGCGCATCTGGCCAGGAGCCGCCCGGCCAAGATGTCCGGCGGCGAGCAGCAGCGGGTGGCGATCGCGCGGGCCCTCGTACGGGATCCCAAGGTTCTGCTGGCCGACGAGCCGACCGGCGCCCTGGACACCGAGACCGGCACGCTGGTGATCGACGCGCTGCTGGCGGCGACCGGCCGTGGCTGCGGGTTGATCCTGGTGACGCACGACCGCGACCACGCCGCGCGGATGGGCCGCATCCACGACCTGGTCGACGGCGTGCTCAGCGAGCGGGTGAGGGTGCGATGA
- a CDS encoding efflux RND transporter periplasmic adaptor subunit, whose product MESRRVAGWGAAVVVAGVLSGCGSSEEPVATPGLAARGTVLTTVKPTRQDLSNQVGLSGTVTINPVFGIVAPTDGELRFLDKTPSKVPAVRPKWVATVWDEDGAPRRINLPRGSILAGRLMDDRADVTAGMPIISARHSGYGIVAEIDSAQAYRISGAVTDVRAQIKNGPGPFSCTALGTIAALPAGSIPEPPPPTTQPTTGPSGAPPVSLPEQPDDTGGSEGSEATGMRLVCVPPGGVKLINGAQVTLQVVTEKAAKVMVLPVEAVAGVQGRGKVDIVGADQQRKTVDVVLGLTDGKVVQIKSGLKGNETIAVPGPDLPAAPDGAKGPNG is encoded by the coding sequence GTGGAGTCACGCAGAGTGGCCGGGTGGGGTGCGGCAGTGGTGGTCGCCGGGGTGCTCAGCGGGTGCGGCTCGTCCGAGGAACCCGTCGCCACACCGGGACTGGCGGCGCGTGGCACGGTGCTCACCACCGTCAAGCCGACCCGACAGGACCTCAGCAACCAGGTCGGCCTGTCCGGCACGGTCACGATCAACCCGGTCTTCGGCATCGTCGCGCCGACCGACGGCGAGCTGCGCTTCCTCGACAAGACACCGTCGAAGGTCCCCGCCGTACGGCCGAAGTGGGTTGCCACCGTGTGGGACGAGGACGGCGCACCACGGCGGATCAACCTGCCGCGGGGCTCGATCCTGGCCGGGCGGCTCATGGACGACCGGGCGGACGTGACGGCGGGCATGCCGATCATCTCGGCCCGGCACTCCGGTTACGGCATCGTCGCCGAGATCGACAGCGCCCAGGCGTACCGGATCTCCGGTGCCGTCACCGACGTGCGCGCCCAGATCAAGAACGGACCAGGACCTTTCTCCTGTACGGCGTTGGGCACGATCGCGGCCCTGCCGGCCGGCTCGATTCCCGAGCCCCCGCCGCCCACCACCCAGCCGACCACCGGCCCGTCCGGCGCCCCGCCGGTGAGCCTGCCCGAACAGCCGGACGACACCGGCGGCAGCGAGGGCTCCGAGGCCACCGGCATGCGGCTGGTCTGCGTCCCGCCCGGCGGCGTCAAGCTGATCAACGGCGCCCAGGTGACGCTGCAGGTCGTCACCGAGAAGGCCGCCAAGGTGATGGTGCTGCCGGTCGAGGCGGTGGCCGGCGTGCAGGGCAGGGGCAAGGTCGACATCGTCGGCGCCGACCAGCAACGCAAGACCGTCGACGTGGTTCTCGGCCTCACCGACGGCAAGGTCGTGCAGATCAAGTCGGGGCTCAAGGGCAACGAGACCATCGCCGTGCCCGGACCCGACCTGCCCGCCGCCCCGGACGGCGCCAAGGGACCCAACGGATGA
- a CDS encoding acetamidase/formamidase family protein, whose product MDVLAALGRRTFLRAAAAAGVGGIAAAAPGAPAVASAGLLQPGKGPIHGRHYLRSRPDEVRWGYVPSVGSEPVLRMRSGETVTVDTVSHEGILEDQGRDPVSWFGRHGVPRSGVLTDAVDIARSYDRTPRSFDVDGPHVVTGPIHVDGAAPGDVLKIEVLSALPRVPYGVVSSRHGKGALPRLAGNAVPAGITEDEIMPPVATDGRATGDPRRYGNVSIFTPVRSRRGKLSGVLPPATFPLSPFMGIMGVAFASATSLTDPLLNSIPPTIGGGNIDINLLGAGATFYLPVFAEGALFYAGDPHMAMGNGEVALTAMEGSLRATYRLTVIKAGRRGAPSVAFGYPFAETGDAWIPIGLSDPDGSRDGQGNDLDVAMRRAVVNALDFLERDLKMDRAVAYAYLSAAANFEVSQVVDRTVGVHGVIRKSDFPPRP is encoded by the coding sequence ATGGACGTACTTGCGGCTCTGGGTAGACGGACATTTCTGCGCGCCGCGGCGGCTGCGGGGGTGGGCGGGATCGCGGCTGCCGCGCCGGGCGCGCCGGCGGTGGCCTCGGCCGGCCTGCTGCAGCCCGGCAAGGGGCCGATTCACGGCCGGCACTATCTGCGGTCACGTCCCGACGAGGTGCGCTGGGGTTATGTGCCGTCGGTGGGCAGCGAACCGGTGCTGCGCATGCGCTCGGGGGAGACGGTCACCGTCGACACGGTGTCGCACGAGGGCATCCTGGAGGACCAGGGGCGTGACCCGGTGTCGTGGTTCGGCCGGCACGGGGTGCCGCGCAGCGGGGTGCTGACCGACGCCGTCGACATCGCCCGCTCGTACGATCGGACGCCGCGCTCGTTCGACGTCGACGGGCCGCACGTCGTGACCGGGCCGATCCACGTGGACGGGGCCGCGCCCGGCGACGTACTCAAGATCGAGGTGCTGTCGGCGCTGCCCCGGGTGCCGTACGGGGTGGTGTCGAGCCGCCACGGCAAGGGCGCGCTGCCCCGGCTGGCGGGCAACGCGGTGCCGGCCGGCATCACCGAGGACGAGATCATGCCGCCGGTCGCCACGGACGGCCGGGCCACCGGTGATCCCCGGCGCTACGGCAACGTCTCGATCTTCACGCCCGTACGGTCGAGGCGGGGCAAACTCAGCGGGGTGTTGCCGCCGGCCACGTTCCCCCTGTCGCCGTTCATGGGCATCATGGGCGTGGCGTTCGCGTCGGCCACCTCGCTGACCGACCCGCTGCTCAACTCGATCCCGCCCACCATCGGCGGCGGCAACATCGACATCAACCTGCTCGGCGCCGGGGCGACGTTCTATCTGCCGGTCTTCGCCGAGGGCGCGTTGTTCTACGCCGGCGACCCGCACATGGCGATGGGCAACGGCGAGGTGGCGCTGACCGCGATGGAGGGTTCGCTGCGCGCCACGTACCGGCTCACCGTGATCAAGGCCGGGCGTCGCGGGGCGCCGTCGGTGGCGTTCGGCTACCCGTTCGCCGAGACCGGCGACGCGTGGATCCCGATCGGCCTGTCCGACCCGGACGGCTCGCGCGACGGGCAGGGCAACGACCTCGACGTGGCCATGCGGCGGGCCGTGGTGAACGCCCTCGACTTCCTCGAACGCGACCTCAAAATGGACCGGGCGGTGGCTTACGCGTATCTCTCGGCCGCCGCGAACTTCGAGGTGTCGCAGGTGGTGGACCGGACGGTCGGCGTGCACGGCGTCATCCGCAAGTCCGACTTCCCGCCCCGGCCCTGA
- a CDS encoding ATP-binding protein gives MLTKYPRTPHLAGSRLQPGDEDLSQTPFAEPAGRHLVVEEKLDGANISRQHRDLCIGLGAAYHARVEIVALEVPPGALWRQNAARPSAVPEPVIDRLIAKWEAPDITEAHTVRAGAGSRTCG, from the coding sequence GTGCTCACCAAGTACCCCCGGACGCCGCACCTGGCCGGCTCGCGTCTGCAGCCGGGCGACGAGGATCTGTCGCAGACGCCGTTCGCCGAGCCGGCGGGTCGGCACCTGGTGGTCGAGGAGAAGCTGGACGGCGCCAACATCTCGCGCCAGCACCGCGACCTGTGCATCGGCCTGGGCGCGGCCTACCACGCCCGCGTCGAGATCGTCGCCCTCGAGGTCCCGCCGGGCGCCCTGTGGCGCCAGAACGCGGCCCGCCCTTCCGCTGTGCCGGAGCCGGTCATCGACCGCCTGATAGCCAAGTGGGAGGCCCCGGACATCACCGAGGCCCACACCGTCAGGGCCGGGGCGGGAAGTCGGACTTGCGGATGA
- a CDS encoding SanA/YdcF family protein: MTRRRLVILGVAAVLLVSAPWIWTSTAAWGHVHDAADAPAADVVVVLGTTVGADGQPEDRLAGRLRTAAELVAAGRARVVLVSGDGGGLSGDEPAAMTAYLTGALGVDPARVVADRHGLDTYDSCIRARDVFGVRRALIVTQSYHLSRAVTLCRSVGIDVDGVRARCDGCGRALLAEKAVRDYFASGKAAWDVVRGRPAAVTSPPNPAIQNALS; the protein is encoded by the coding sequence GTGACTCGGCGGCGGCTTGTGATCCTCGGGGTGGCGGCGGTGCTGCTGGTCAGCGCGCCGTGGATCTGGACGTCGACGGCCGCGTGGGGGCATGTGCACGACGCGGCCGACGCGCCTGCCGCCGACGTGGTTGTCGTGCTGGGGACGACGGTCGGGGCGGACGGGCAGCCGGAGGATCGTCTGGCCGGGCGACTGCGTACGGCGGCCGAGCTGGTTGCGGCGGGCCGGGCGCGTGTGGTGCTGGTCTCGGGCGATGGCGGCGGGCTGTCGGGCGACGAGCCGGCCGCGATGACGGCTTATCTGACCGGGGCGCTCGGTGTCGACCCGGCCCGTGTGGTGGCCGACCGCCACGGGCTGGACACCTATGACTCCTGCATCCGGGCGCGGGACGTCTTCGGGGTGCGGCGGGCGCTGATCGTCACCCAGTCGTACCACCTGTCGCGGGCGGTCACGCTCTGCCGCAGCGTGGGCATCGACGTGGACGGGGTCCGAGCCCGCTGCGACGGCTGCGGGCGGGCGCTGCTCGCGGAGAAGGCGGTGCGCGACTACTTCGCCAGCGGCAAAGCGGCCTGGGACGTCGTCCGCGGACGGCCCGCGGCCGTCACCTCACCACCGAATCCAGCAATCCAGAACGCCCTTTCGTAG
- a CDS encoding SDR family oxidoreductase has translation MRTVIITGASSGIGHATATLLAQRGAAVVLAARRGRHIDALAAEITAAGGHALAVPADVTDLDDVRRLVRTATSTFGGVDVFVNNAGVARLGRLDRLDTGDWATMIDVNVRGLLHGLAAVLPVFQAQGHGHVVTTVSTAGLKVTPAMGVYAATKNAARTIMEALRTESTDGVVRTTEISPGFVRTELADGMDPAARAEIQAGMREFGLDPQAVARAISFAIEQPADVEIGSLTIRPTVQA, from the coding sequence ATGCGTACCGTCATCATCACCGGCGCGAGCAGCGGCATCGGCCACGCCACGGCCACCCTGCTGGCTCAGCGCGGGGCCGCCGTCGTGCTTGCCGCCCGGCGCGGCCGGCACATCGACGCCCTGGCCGCCGAGATCACCGCGGCCGGTGGGCACGCTCTGGCCGTCCCGGCCGACGTGACCGACCTCGACGACGTCCGCCGCCTCGTCCGGACGGCCACCAGCACCTTCGGCGGCGTGGACGTGTTCGTCAACAACGCGGGCGTCGCCCGGCTCGGCCGCCTCGACCGGCTCGACACCGGCGACTGGGCCACGATGATCGACGTCAACGTCCGTGGGCTGCTGCACGGCCTGGCCGCCGTGCTGCCGGTCTTCCAGGCCCAGGGCCACGGGCACGTGGTCACGACGGTCTCGACCGCCGGCCTCAAGGTCACGCCCGCCATGGGCGTCTACGCGGCGACGAAGAACGCGGCCCGCACGATCATGGAGGCCCTGCGGACCGAGTCGACCGACGGCGTCGTCCGGACAACCGAGATCTCCCCCGGTTTCGTCCGCACCGAGCTGGCCGACGGGATGGACCCGGCCGCACGGGCCGAGATCCAGGCGGGCATGCGCGAGTTCGGCCTCGACCCGCAAGCGGTCGCCCGCGCGATCAGCTTCGCCATCGAGCAGCCCGCCGACGTCGAGATCGGCTCCCTCACCATCCGCCCCACCGTCCAAGCCTGA
- a CDS encoding TetR family transcriptional regulator, translating into MAERRTRADAVSNRVRIVEVARELLTTTSDLAMNAVAKAAGVGQGTLYRNFPTREALLTEVYRADVERLVASAPELLAEHDAVTALRMWLDNVADYAQVKRGVLAALEPASGHDLAGRAGPPGRRSGPVAGHAEPAVGHAEPAVGHADPTAGHTGPIGEAIDRLLAAGRDEGTLRADVDAGDVLLLLGFLSRPEAAGRARHVLDLILDGLRVR; encoded by the coding sequence ATGGCCGAGCGCCGGACGCGCGCCGACGCGGTCAGCAACCGCGTGCGCATCGTCGAGGTCGCCCGCGAGCTGCTGACCACGACGTCGGACCTGGCGATGAACGCGGTGGCCAAGGCGGCCGGGGTGGGGCAGGGCACGCTTTACCGCAACTTCCCGACCCGGGAGGCTCTGCTGACCGAGGTCTACCGCGCCGACGTCGAGCGGCTGGTCGCCTCGGCGCCGGAGTTGCTCGCGGAGCACGACGCGGTCACGGCTTTGCGGATGTGGCTGGACAACGTTGCCGACTACGCGCAGGTCAAGCGGGGGGTGCTGGCGGCGCTGGAACCAGCTTCGGGACACGACCTCGCAGGACGCGCGGGCCCGCCCGGCCGTCGGTCCGGCCCCGTGGCTGGGCACGCCGAACCCGCGGTTGGGCACGCCGAACCCGCGGTTGGGCACGCCGACCCCACGGCTGGGCACACGGGCCCGATCGGTGAAGCCATTGACCGGCTGCTCGCCGCGGGCCGGGACGAGGGCACCCTGCGAGCCGATGTCGACGCCGGTGACGTGCTGCTTCTGCTGGGTTTTCTCTCGCGGCCCGAGGCGGCCGGCCGGGCGCGGCATGTGCTCGATCTGATCCTCGACGGCCTCCGGGTGCGGTGA
- a CDS encoding HPF/RaiA family ribosome-associated protein, which translates to MSAVTDPATVRECLRVGAGFSQGDLNWIAEQFGTLDARLAAFHADSTELEVSVKDREARGQKVTLECWIAGRQKIVTTSAEEDLRAALNDVRDDLRRKLNDSKTKQEPRHNRHLREAGDLEPDVELVE; encoded by the coding sequence ATGAGTGCTGTGACTGACCCCGCCACCGTGCGCGAATGCCTTCGCGTGGGTGCGGGCTTCTCGCAGGGCGACCTGAACTGGATCGCCGAGCAGTTCGGCACGCTCGACGCCCGGCTGGCCGCCTTTCACGCCGACTCGACCGAGCTCGAGGTGTCGGTCAAGGACAGGGAGGCGCGCGGGCAGAAGGTCACGCTGGAGTGCTGGATCGCCGGCCGGCAGAAGATCGTCACGACCTCGGCGGAGGAGGACCTGCGCGCGGCGCTCAACGACGTCCGCGACGACCTGCGCCGCAAGCTGAACGACTCCAAGACCAAGCAGGAGCCGCGCCACAACCGCCACCTGCGCGAGGCCGGCGACCTCGAACCCGACGTCGAACTGGTCGAGTAA
- a CDS encoding IS110 family transposase, translating to MQRRLVGIDLGIASAHTVRVRDEAGREVCRRRCMPTVDSLTVIEQAALAGAVPGTRLEVVMEPTGPAWLPIAVFFTARGHLVFRVSSAKAADLRRFLKRHAKSNGIDADTLARLPLIDPDGLRPLELPDAAAAALDRRVRACDRLTMAASEHKVRIKDLVRQVMPCTPLTGDLGKTDLAVLEQYADPRALLRLGRDGLTALIVTESKNHQGQARAEQWLAAARAAVELYGDHPAVAFTDLADEIATEVRLLRAIDAELAAHAAERESCYRWVDPMQLARSLPGLAEVGGPAMTAVIGDAARFPTAAHFKSYLGLAPRASETGDTDRKGQPMSKAGSRLARATLIRAADWARKQDPQLAQVYHQQMVERGAEHLKASCVVAGRLAERLWTVMRRRMPYVICDVDGTPVTGQQAKQLIAEQWTVTEQIRRRRRSNKNSRAGKAPQQALTGHDRKDAQGVRTRRPSPHESSTAQSRTVKPTHA from the coding sequence GTGCAGCGCAGGCTGGTCGGGATCGATCTGGGGATCGCGTCGGCGCACACGGTGCGGGTGCGTGACGAGGCCGGGCGGGAGGTGTGCCGGCGGCGGTGTATGCCGACGGTGGACAGCCTGACCGTCATTGAGCAGGCTGCTCTGGCCGGGGCGGTGCCGGGCACCCGGTTGGAGGTGGTGATGGAGCCGACCGGGCCGGCGTGGTTGCCGATCGCGGTGTTCTTCACCGCCCGTGGGCATCTGGTGTTCCGGGTGTCGAGCGCGAAAGCGGCGGACCTGCGCCGGTTCCTGAAGCGGCATGCCAAGTCCAACGGTATCGACGCTGACACCCTGGCGCGGTTGCCGTTGATCGATCCGGACGGGTTGCGGCCGCTGGAGTTGCCGGACGCGGCCGCGGCGGCGCTGGACCGGCGGGTACGGGCGTGTGACCGGCTGACGATGGCCGCCTCGGAGCACAAGGTGCGGATCAAGGACCTGGTCCGGCAGGTGATGCCGTGCACCCCGCTGACCGGGGACCTGGGCAAGACGGATCTGGCGGTGCTGGAACAGTACGCCGACCCGCGTGCCCTGCTGCGGCTCGGCCGTGACGGGCTGACCGCGTTGATCGTCACCGAGTCGAAGAACCATCAAGGCCAGGCCCGGGCCGAGCAGTGGCTGGCCGCGGCGCGGGCGGCGGTCGAGCTCTACGGCGATCATCCGGCCGTGGCGTTCACCGACCTGGCCGACGAGATCGCCACCGAGGTCCGGTTGCTGCGTGCCATCGACGCCGAACTGGCCGCGCATGCTGCCGAGCGGGAGTCCTGCTACCGGTGGGTGGACCCGATGCAGCTGGCCCGCAGCCTGCCCGGCCTGGCCGAGGTCGGCGGCCCGGCGATGACCGCGGTGATCGGTGACGCCGCCCGGTTCCCGACCGCGGCGCACTTCAAGTCCTACCTCGGGCTGGCGCCGCGGGCGTCGGAGACCGGCGACACCGACCGCAAGGGCCAGCCGATGTCCAAGGCCGGCTCCCGCCTGGCCCGGGCCACGCTGATCCGGGCCGCGGACTGGGCCCGCAAGCAGGATCCGCAGCTGGCGCAGGTCTACCACCAGCAGATGGTCGAACGCGGCGCCGAACACCTCAAAGCCAGCTGTGTGGTCGCCGGCAGGCTCGCCGAACGGCTCTGGACCGTGATGCGCCGCCGGATGCCCTACGTCATCTGCGACGTCGACGGCACCCCGGTCACCGGACAACAGGCGAAACAACTCATCGCCGAGCAATGGACCGTGACCGAACAGATCCGCCGACGGCGGCGCAGCAACAAGAACAGCAGGGCGGGGAAGGCCCCTCAACAAGCCCTCACGGGACATGATCGAAAAGACGCTCAAGGCGTACGAACGAGGCGACCTTCCCCACACGAATCCTCCACGGCCCAGTCACGGACCGTCAAGCCAACCCACGCTTGA